The following is a genomic window from Staphylococcus saccharolyticus.
GCCACATCTGCTCCATACACGACAACACTTATTTTAGCCATCAAAATCCCCTATCTTGTTTTATAGATTTTTGTTACTGAATCTATTATAATGTATAAACAATGATTATGAAATAAATGACTTGAAAGGAGACATGTCTCATGCCTACTGAGAATACTACAATGTTTGATCAAGTAGCTGAAGTCATTAAACGTTTACGTCCGTTTTTATTACGTGACGGTGGCGATTGTACACTCGTAGACGTCGAAGATGGGATTGTTAAACTCCAATTACATGGTGCTTGCGGTACATGTCCTAGTTCTACAATCACTTTAAAAGCTGGTATTGAACGTGCACTTCACGAAGAAGTCCCAGGCGTTATAGAAGTAGAACGAGTATTTTAACAATTTTATATATGGGGAACTCTGAGTCAG
Proteins encoded in this region:
- a CDS encoding NifU family protein; this translates as MPTENTTMFDQVAEVIKRLRPFLLRDGGDCTLVDVEDGIVKLQLHGACGTCPSSTITLKAGIERALHEEVPGVIEVERVF